The DNA sequence CGGAGATACCCTTTTTATTGGGGATGTAGGACGCCCGGATCTGGCTCAGAAATCAAGTTTGACCATGGAAGATCTGGCTGGGTATCTGTATGATTCATTACACACTAAACTGATGCCTTTACCTGATGACGTGATTGTCTATCCAGCCCATGGAGCAGGCAGTGCCTGTGGTAAGAATATGAGTAAGGAAACTTCCGATACGCTGGGCCATCAGAAACAAACCAACTATGCTCTGAAAGCTACTAACAAGGAGCAGTTTATCAAAGAAGTAACCGATGGATTATTGCCTCCTCCTTACTATTTCCCACAGAATGTGCAGCTTAATAAAGAAGGGTATGAAAGTGTAGAAAAGGTTGTATCGCGAGGATTGACTCCTCTGAATGCAGATACATTCGAACTAGTCGTCAACGAACAGCATGCTTTGATTCTCGATACCCGAAAGCCTCAGGTATTCAAAGACGATTTCATCCCCAATTCGATCAACATTGGCATTGATGGCGATTTTGCGCCCTGGGTAGGCACATTGATCACTGACATCAATCAACCCATTGTGCTGGTAGTGGAAGCAGGCAGAGAAGAAGAAGTGGTTACTCGTTTGTCCAGAGTAGGGTATGATCATACATTGGGATATTTGCAGGGAGGAATACAGGCATGGAAAGATGCTGGAAAAGAAATCGATCAGATTGAATCAATCTCTGCCGATGAATTTGCTTCCCGCTTTCAGAACGGTAACTTACAGGTAAAAGATGTGCGTAAGCAAAGTGAATATGAAGCAGAGCATATGGAAGGAGCGGAGAATGTACCGTTAGCCTATCTGAGTGAACATATGGCTGAGTTTTCCAAAGCAGAGCCCGTTTATATTCATTGTGCAGGAGGATATCGGTCTATGATTGCTGCTTCGATTCTCAAAGCCAGAGGATATGACCAGGTCATTGATGTGGCTGGTGGATTTAAAGCCATTGCACAAACCAACATACCTAAGACTAGTTATATATGTCCTTCTACCTTGTGATAGGGTAGACATTTTCTCTTTTACAGGTATTCTAACTTATTTATTTTTGTTATAAAATAAATAAGTTAGAATACTTCTTACATTTTATTGAATAACCGCTCCCTCATAATTCTATTATCTGGAGATCAGACACTCCATTTATTCCTCATCCTGTGTTTGCACCGTTTGTTCATTTTTCCAAAAATCCAGTACTATTTTCTATTATTTTGAAGGGTATTCCTTTTACCTTGTTCTACTCTATATTCAGCCAATGTTAGCAAACAGTCACTTGGTTCCTTCAAATATTATATCCCGTAATTGTCTGGGAATCATTGCCATTCTTTTGTCTCTCTCTGCTGGACTTGCGTATATCTTTCAGGTAAAAATAGGTGATATCTGCACAGTCAGAACCTTTGTTACCTGGCTTAGTGGTATGATCTTTTGGGCTCTAGCAATACCCTTCCTTAGCAAACAAACCCAACGCTACTTTAGCAAACAATTCCTTTGGGTAAAAAGTCTGCTGGCAGGTCTTGTGGTATGCATTATCAATCAGATTTTTGTGCGATTTAGTATCAATGCATTTTTATGCTTAGTCTTTGGGTGCACAGACAATCAAACAAGTTGGACATTTAATGTACTTCAAAATAACATCCTGATTAACTTCGTTTGCTATTGGTGTATAGTTGGACTTACCTACATGTCATTGCAATTTCAATCATCTTATGATACAACTTCTTCCATAAATTTTCAATCTGAAGAATCCTATTCTGAAAACATTTCCTTTATAACTACCGTTTCTGTCAAAAATGGATCTGTCACCACACATATACCTACACAGAAGATATTCTGGATAGAGTCTGACAACAACACTGTAACATTTGTGTCCGAACTTGGAAAATTTGTCAATTACCAATCTCTTCGATCACTGGAAACACAACTTGATCCTGTCGATTTTCAACGAATACATCGTTCTATAATTGTCAATCGCAAGTATGTTCATAAAA is a window from the Xanthocytophaga agilis genome containing:
- a CDS encoding MBL fold metallo-hydrolase, with amino-acid sequence MLIEQIYTGCLAQGAYYIESKGEAAVIDPLREVQPYLQRAKRNGATIKYIFETHFHADFVSGHLDLAKQTGASIIYGPNANPAFEAVIAKDNQQFQLGELTIRVLHTPGHTLESSCFLLIDAQGNYQAVFTGDTLFIGDVGRPDLAQKSSLTMEDLAGYLYDSLHTKLMPLPDDVIVYPAHGAGSACGKNMSKETSDTLGHQKQTNYALKATNKEQFIKEVTDGLLPPPYYFPQNVQLNKEGYESVEKVVSRGLTPLNADTFELVVNEQHALILDTRKPQVFKDDFIPNSINIGIDGDFAPWVGTLITDINQPIVLVVEAGREEEVVTRLSRVGYDHTLGYLQGGIQAWKDAGKEIDQIESISADEFASRFQNGNLQVKDVRKQSEYEAEHMEGAENVPLAYLSEHMAEFSKAEPVYIHCAGGYRSMIAASILKARGYDQVIDVAGGFKAIAQTNIPKTSYICPSTL
- a CDS encoding LytTR family DNA-binding domain-containing protein, giving the protein MLANSHLVPSNIISRNCLGIIAILLSLSAGLAYIFQVKIGDICTVRTFVTWLSGMIFWALAIPFLSKQTQRYFSKQFLWVKSLLAGLVVCIINQIFVRFSINAFLCLVFGCTDNQTSWTFNVLQNNILINFVCYWCIVGLTYMSLQFQSSYDTTSSINFQSEESYSENISFITTVSVKNGSVTTHIPTQKIFWIESDNNTVTFVSELGKFVNYQSLRSLETQLDPVDFQRIHRSIIVNRKYVHKIQAQSSGDALVTLTTGDQLRMSRRYKTTSPNTL